From a single Salvelinus namaycush isolate Seneca chromosome 14, SaNama_1.0, whole genome shotgun sequence genomic region:
- the LOC120059210 gene encoding cell division control protein 42 homolog yields the protein MQTIKCVVVGDGAVGKTCLLISYTTNKFPSEYVPTVFDNYAVTVMIGGEPYTLGLFDTAGQEDYDRLRPLSYPQTDVFLVCFSSVSPSSFENVKEKWVPEITHHCPKTPFLLVGTQIDLRDDPSTVEKLAKNKQKPISPETAEKLARDLKAVKYVECSALTQKGLKNVFDEAILAALEPPEPKKRRKCVLL from the exons ATGCAGACGATTAAATGTGTTGTGGTTGGAGATGGAGCAGTGGGAAAAACCTGCCTTTTGATTTCATACACAACCAACAAGTTCCCCTCTGAATATGTACCAACA GTGTTTGATAACTATGCAGTAACTGTCATGATTGGAGGTGAACCTTACACCCTAGGATTATTTGATACTGCGG GTCAGGAAGATTACGACAGGTTACGGCCTTTGAGCTATCCCCAGACTGATGTTTTCCTAGTTTGTTTCTCTAGTGTTTCACCCTCTTCATTTGAGAATGTTAAAGAAAAG TGGGTACCTGAAATCACTCATCACTGTCCCAAGACACCATTCCTGCTGGTTGGAACTCAGATTGACCTGAGAGATGATCCTTCCACAGTAGAGAAGCTGGCCAAGAACAAACAGAAGCCCATCAGCCCTGAGACAGCTGAGAAGCTTGCCCGTGACCTGAAGGCAGTCAAATATGTTGAGTGCTCTGCCCTGACACAG AAAGGACTAAAGAATGTGTTTGATGAGGCAATACTGGCTGCCCTGGAGCCTCCGGAACCCAAGAAGAGGCGCAAATGTGTGCTGCTCTGA